A region of the Euryarchaeota archaeon genome:
TCGTCCTTCCTTAGGTGGCAATATGCGATGAGGTAGCGCCCGGCAATCTCCGTCGGGGTCACGCGCCGCGTCGTCCAATCGCCGCGGCTATGCGCGTAGTACTCCATCTCCACGTCGAGCCCCTCCTTGATGGCGCGCCTCAGGATTTGTCTCGACCTGGTTGCGTCGTATGAGGGTCCAGTCCAAGGCTCATCCTCGTCCCAAGGCATGTCGCCTTCAAAATCAGATGGAATCCAACGCCACTCAAGGATCTGCTTCACGACATAATCCAAGTGGGCGCGTTCGGCGTTGTCGAGCTTCCGGCCTAGCTTCAGGGCGAGACG
Encoded here:
- a CDS encoding WYL domain-containing protein, producing MELTREDAWLAAVGAKLLEAFESEGASLLEEFRPRRLALKLGRKLDNAERAHLDYVVKQILEWRWIPSDFEGDMPWDEDEPWTGPSYDATRSRQILRRAIKEGLDVEMEYYAHSRGDWTTRRVTPTEIAGRYLIAYCHLRKDERTFRIERIASIRISPSSTRKRRRAPAKTAPG